The proteins below are encoded in one region of Brassica napus cultivar Da-Ae chromosome A6, Da-Ae, whole genome shotgun sequence:
- the LOC106346353 gene encoding vacuolar protein sorting-associated protein 41 homolog, translated as MASLPSENGVDGDDEREEEEEDEEEEEEEENGEEEGEEEPRLKYQRMGGNVPSLLSNDAASCIAVAARMIALGTHDGTVHILDFLGNQVKEFRAHTAPVNDLSFDTEGEYIGSCSDDGSVVINSLFTDDEKLRFDYHRPMKAISLDPDYTKKQSKRFVAGGLAGHLYMNSKKWFGYKDQVLHSGEGPIHSVKWRGSLIAWANDTGVKVYDTAKDQRVTFIERPRGSPRPEALLPHLVWQDDTLLVIGWGTSVKIASIKSDQQKPAYGTYRQVQMSSLNQVDIVASFQTSYFISGIAPFGDSLVILAYIPTEEDGVKEISSTTTLSRQGNAQRPEVRIVSWNSDELTMDALPVHGFEHYKAKDYSLAHAPFPGSSYAGGQWAAGDEPLYYIVSPKDVVIAKPRDAEDHINWLLQHGFHEKALAAVEAGEGRNELIDKVGAGYLDHLIVERKYAEAASLCPKLLRGSASAWERWVFHFAQLRQLPVLVPYMPTDNPRLKDTVYEVALVALATNPSYHKELLSTVKSWPRSVYSALPVISAIEPQLNTSSMTDALKEALAELYVIDGQHEKAFALYADLLKPEVFDFIEKYNLHEAIRGKVVQVMLLDCKRATALFIQNRDLIAPSEVVPQLLKAGKKCDSRYYLYLYLHALFQVSPDGGKDYHDMQVELYAEYDTKMLLPFLRSSQHYKLEKAYELCVKKDLLREQVFVLGRMGNAKQALAVIINKLGDIEEAVEFVSMQHDDDLWEELIKQCLNKPEMVGLLLEHTVGNLDPLYIVNMVPNGLEIPRLRDRLVKIVTDYRTETSLRHGCNDILKTDIVNLLVKCFNEARRGVCLSNEEDDSRGKREDNDRSISQRMVVDKSLSIKMTEVKSKTRGDTRCCMCFDPVSIRGDTVVVFFCCHAYHMTCLMDAAFSDSNNKTAAKGSSGYGYGYDNGVEEEDSEDDEEDDSNDGDRSVRSRLRCILCTTAAAASAR; from the exons ATGGCTTCGCTCCCGTCTGAAAACGGCGTTGACGGAGATGACGaaagggaggaggaggaggaagatgaagaagaagaagaggaagaagaaaacggAGAAGAAGAGGGCGAGGAGGAGCCGCGTCTCAAGTACCAGCGTATGGGCGGAAACGTACCTTCCTTGCTATCCAACGACGCTGCTTCCTGCATCGCCGTTGCCGCGAGGATGATCGCTCTCGGTACTCACGACGGAACGGTTCACATCCTCGATTTCCTCGGGAATCAG GTGAAAGAGTTTCGGGCGCACACGGCCCCGGTTAATGATCTAAGCTTTGACACTGAGGGAGAGTATATCGGAAGCTGTTCAGACGATGGCTCTGTTGTTATAAACAGCCTTTTCACTGATGACGAGAAGTTGAGGTTTGATTACCATCGCCCCATGAAGGCTATTTCCTTGGATCCGGATTACACCAAGAAGCAGTCGAAGAGATTTGTAGCTGGTGGTTTGGCTGGTCATTTGTATATGAACTCGAAGAAGTGGTTTGGTTATAAAGATCAG GTGCTGCATTCTGGGGAAGGTCCAATCCATTCTgtgaaatggagaggaagtctCATCGCCTGGGCTAATGATACTGGTGTTAAAGTTTATGATACAGCCAAAGATCAGCGTGTTACTTTTATTGAAAGACCTCGAGGAAGCCCCCGGCCTGAGGCTTTGCTTCCCCACTTGGTTTGGCAG gaTGACACTCTTCTTGTGATTGGTTGGGGAACATCTGTTAAAATTGCTTCAATTAAATCAGACCAGCAAAAACCAGCATATGGAACATATAGGCAGGTTCAGATGTCTAGTCTAAACCAAGTGGACATTGTGGCATCGTTCCAAACTAGCTATTTCATTTCAGGGATTGCTCCCTTTGGTGATTCTCTAGTTATTCTTGCATATATACCCACCGAAGAAGATGGTGTGAAAGAAATTAGCAGCACCACTACTCTATCTCGTCAG GGAAATGCCCAGAGGCCTGAAGTACGCATTGTATCATGGAACAGTGATGAACTTACAATGGATGCTCTTCCGGTACATGGATTTGAGCATTACAAGGCGAAAGACTATTCCCTTGCTCATGCTCCATTCCCAG GTAGTAGCTATGCTGGGGGGCAGTGGGCGGCTGGTGATGAACCACTGTACTATATCGTGTCTCCAAAGGATGTTGTGATTGCAAAACCCAG GGATGCTGAAGATCACATTAACTGGCTTTTGCAACATGGATTCCACGAGAAAGCACTAGCAGCTGTTGAGGCTGGTGAAGGACGAAACGAACTAATTGATAAG GTGGGTGCTGGGTATCTTGATCATTTGATTGTGGAAAGAAAATATGCTGAAGCAGCATCTTTGTGCCCAAAATTGTTACGAGGATCTGCTTCAGCCTGGGAGAG GTGGGTTTTCCATTTTGCTCAATTACGCCAGCTGCCTGTGCTTGTTCCATACATGCCTACCGATAACCCAAGGCTCAAGGATACTGTCTACGAG GTTGCTCTAGTGGCACTGGCAACAAACCCCTCATACCATAAGGAGCTTTTGTCCACTGTTAAATCTTGGCCACGTTCAGTATATTCTGCTTTGCCTGTTATCTCAGCAATAGAGCCTCAGCTGAACACATCTTCAATGACCGATGCCCTCAAAGAG GCGCTGGCAGAGCTGTATGTTATTGATGGACAGCACGAGAAAGCCTTCGCCCTATATGCTGAT CTTCTCAAACCAGAAGTGTTCGACTTCATTGAGAAATACAACTTGCATGAGGCGATTCGTGGAAAG GTTGTCCAGGTAATGCTGCTTGATTGCAAGCGTGCCACTGCCTTGTTTATCCAAAACAGGGATTTGATTGCTCCATCTGAAGTGGTCCCACAACTTTTGAAAGCTGGCAAGAAATGTGATTCAAGATATTACTTGTACTTATATCTGCATGCGTTATTTCAAGTCAGTCCAGATGGTGGGAAGGATTATCATGATATGCAG GTAGAACTATATGCGGAATACGATACTAAAATGCTGCTTCCATTCCTACGTAGCAGTCAACATTACAAGTTAGAAAAG GCATATGAACTTTGTGTCAAGAAAGATCTACTAAGAGAGCAAGTTTTTGTTCTGGGAAGGATGGGAAATGCAAAACAAGCTCTTGCTGTCATCATAAATAAACTGGGGGATATAGAGGAG GCTGTGGAATTTGTGTCCATGCAGCACGACGATGATCTCTGGGAAGAACTGATAAAACAATGTCTGAACAAGCCCGAGATG GTGGGCTTGCTGTTGGAGCACACGGTTGGCAACCTTGACCCTCTTTACATAGTCAATATGGTTCCAAATGGCTTGGAAATACCTCG ATTAAGGGATCGATTGGTCAAAATCGTGACAGATTACAGAACCGAGACATCTCTAAGACACGGTTGTAATGACATTCTCAAG ACGGACATTGTGAATCTTCTGGTCAAGTGCTTCAACGAGGCGAGACGTGGGGTCTGCCTAAGCAACGAAGAAGACGATTCCCGTGGAAAGAGAGAAGACAACGATCGATCGATCTCACAGAGAATGGTAGTAGATAAATCATTGAGCATTAAGATGACAGAGGTGAAGTCGAAGACGCGGGGGGACACACGTTGTTGCATGTGCTTCGACCCGGTATCGATAAGAGGGGACACGGTGGTGGTCTTCTTTTGCTGTCATGCTTACCACATGACATGTCTCATGGATGCTGCCTTCAGCGACAGCAACAACAAGACAGCAGCTAAAGGTTCTTCCGGGTATGGATACGGCTATGATAACGGTGTGGAGGAGGAAGATAGtgaggatgatgaagaagatgatagtAATGATGGAGACAGGTCTGTCAGGTCGCGATTGCGGTGCATATTATGTACTACTGCCGCTGCTGCGTCCGCTCGGTAG
- the LOC106346352 gene encoding UDP-D-apiose/UDP-D-xylose synthase 2-like translates to MANGAVRLDLDGKPIKPLTICMIGAGGFIGSHLCEKLLTETPHKVLALDVYNDKIKHLLEPDTSEWAERIQFHRINIKHDSRLEGLVKMADLTINLAAICTPADYNTRPLDTIYSNFIDALPVVKYCSENNKRLIHFSTCEVYGKTIGSFLPKDHPLRQDPDFYVLKEDTSPCIFGSIEKQRWSYACAKQLIERLVYAEGAENGLEFTIVRPFNWIGPRMDFIPGIDGPSEGVPRVLACFSNNLLRREPLKLVDGGESQRTFIYIKDAIEAVLLMIENPERANGHIFNVGNPNNEVTVRQLAEMMTKVYSKVSGETAIESPTIDVSSKEFYGEGYDDSDKRIPDMTIINRQLGWNPKTSLWDLLESTLTYQHRTYAEAVKKATSKPVAS, encoded by the exons ATGGCGAACGGAGCCGTTAGATTGGATCTGGACGGAAAGCCGATCAAGCCGCTCACGATCTGCATGATCGGCGCCGGAGGTTTCATCGGCTCTCACCTCTGCGAGAAGCTCCTGACCGAGACTCCGCACAAGGTCCTCGCGCTCGACGTCTACAACGACAAGATCAAGCACTTGCTCGAGCCTGATACCTCCGAGTGGGCCGAGAGGATCCAGTTTCACCGCATCAACATCAAGCATGATTCTCGCCTCGAGGGACTCGTCAAGATGGCAGATCTG ACGATTAATCTCGCTGCGATTTGTACTCCGGCTGATTACAATACGCGTCCGCTTGATACTATCTACAGCAACTTCATCGATGCTCTCCCTGTG GTTAAGTACTGCTCAGAGAACAACAAGCGTTTGATTCACTTCTCCACTTGTGAGGTGTATGGGAAAACTATTGGAAGCTTTCTTCCTAAGGATCATCCTCTGCGTCAG GATCCTGATTTTTATGTACTCAAAGAAGATACATCCCCTTGCATTTTTGGTTCTATTGAGAAGCAGAGGTGGTCTTATGCTTGCGCGAAGCAACTGATTGAGAGACTTGTCTACG CTGAGGGTGCTGAGAACGGACTTGAGTTCACCATTGTAAGACCGTTTAACTGGATTGGACCTAGGATGGACTTCATCCCTGGCATTGATGGTCCTAGCGAGGGTGTCCCTCGTGTCCTGGCCTGCTTTAGCAAC AACCTTCTGCGACGTGAACCTCTGAAGCTTGTggatggtggagaatcacagagAACCTTCATCTACATCAAGGATGCTATCGAAGCTGTCCTCCTGATGATT GAAAACCCAGAGAGAGCCAATGGGCATATCTTCAATGTAGGTAACCCAAACAATGAAGTGACAGTAAGACAACTTGCTGAAATGATGACTAAG GTCTACTCAAAAGTGAGTGGAGAGACAGCAATTGAGAGTCCAACAATAGACGTGAGCTCCAAAGAATTTTATGGAGAGGGTTATGATGACAGCGACAAGAGAATCCCAGACATGACCATCATCAACCGTCAACTTG GATGGAACCCGAAGACGTCTCTTTGGGACTTGCTTGAGTCGACCTTAACTTACCAGCACAGGACCTACGCTGAAGCCGTTAAGAAGGCCACCTCAAAACCAGTCGCATCTTAG
- the LOC106414882 gene encoding uncharacterized protein LOC106414882 translates to MLLLSPINASRPPTFHRGTLIRQPIKTSCRIIAKAKDNTESGGFLENAAIAGGLVSTPVIGWSLYTLKTTGCGLPPGPAGSIGALEGVSYLVVLGIVGWSLYTKTKTGSGLPNGPFGLLGAVEGLSYLSLLAILVVFGLQFLDNGSVPGPLPSDQCFG, encoded by the coding sequence ATGCTTCTACTATCTCCGATCAACGCCTCTCGACCACCGACGTTTCACCGGGGAACACTGATCCGACAACCCATTAAGACTTCATGTAGGATCATAGCAAAGGCCAAGGACAACACCGAGTCTGGCGGGTTTCTTGAGAATGCGGCTATAGCCGGTGGTTTAGTATCTACGCCGGTGATTGGATGGTCACTCTACACTCTGAAGACAACTGGTTGCGGTTTACCTCCAGGACCGGCCGGTTCAATCGGTGCGTTGGAAGGTGTGAGCTACTTGGTGGTGTTGGGCATCGTGGGCTGGTCTCTGTACACCAAGACCAAAACCGGGTCGGGTCTGCCGAATGGGCCGTTTGGTTTGCTTGGTGCGGTCGAGGGCTTGTCTTACCTGTCGCTTCTAGCCATTCTTGTGGTGTTCGGTTTACAGTTCTTGGATAACGGGTCTGTTCCTGGTCCACTTCCAAGTGACCAGTGTTTTGGCTAA